The DNA sequence GTTCTTTAGACACAGAAAATTGGATTTTGACCTATAGTTCAAAATTTAGAGAAATTGTAGAAGGGGGTGTTTCCAAAATTGAGGATATTAAATTTTTTCTTTATAACAATTAAATATATAAAATTATAAAAAGGTGAGTTTAACTATTAAAAAATAGATAAAATCACCTTTTTATATTATAAACTTTTTTTTGATACTTCTACTAATTTAGCAAACTCTTCTGCATTAGATACTGCAAGCTCTGCTAGAACCTTTCTATTTAATTCAATTCCTGCTTTTTTCAAACCATACATAAATTTACTATATGATAATCCACTTAATCTTGCTGCTGCGTTTATTCTAATTACCCATAATTCTCTCATTTTTCTTTTTCTTTGTGCTCTATCTCTTGTAGAAAAAGCCATTGCTCTCATTACAGCTTGTTTTGCTTGTTTAAAATTAGTACCAGATGCACCTCTAAATCCTTTTGCTTCATCTAAAACTTTTTTATGGTTTTGTCTTCTTACTTTTCCAGTTTTAACTCTAGCCATCTATATCCCTCCTAACTATTTCTTATATTTATCTTCCTTCTCCAGTTGGCAATAATTTTTTAATCTTTCTTGCTTTTCCAGGTTCTACTACCATGTCACCTCTTAATTTGTTCTTTCTCTTTTTTGATTTTTTAGTCATTATGTGATTTGTTCCCGAATGTTTTACTACAAATTTCCCAGTTCCTGTTACTTTAACTCTTTTTTTTGTTCCTCTATGAGTTTTCATTTTAGGCATAATATATCCTCCTTCCAAGATTTTATTTTTTTGGTGTTAATATCAAAAATTTTTGATTTTCTTTTGAGCCAAATTTTCTTTCTACAGTAGCTATTTCTTCAAATTGTTTAGCTACTTTTTCTAATAATTTTATACCAATTTCAGCATGCATTCTTTCTCTTCCAAAAAGCATTAAACTTACTTTTACTTTATTCCCCTTATTTAAAAATTTTAATATTTTATTGCTTTTAACTTCAAGATCATGAGTATCTATTCTTGGTTTAAATTTTATCTCTTTTACTACAATTACTTTTTGATTTTTTTTAGCATCTTTTTCTCTTTTTCCTTTTTCATACTTAAATTTTCCATAATCCATTATTTTACATACTGTTGGATTTGCATTTGGAGATATCTCCACCAAATCTAATTCCGCTTCTTGTGCTATTTTCAAAGCTTCTCTTGTTGAAACTACCCCTAATTGATTACCATCTGCTCCTATTAACCTAACTTCTTTTTTTGTGATTCTTTCGTTTATTCTTGCATCTTGACTAATATTAAAACACCTCCCTAAAAATTCAAAAATAGCAGAGCGTACTTAGCCCTGCTACTTATCAAGTCAATTATAAATTACTTTTTCGTTAACCCTATTAAGCTAAAATTTTATAATGCCAATAAGGTGAGAAACAAGGCCGTTTCTTCTTTATTAAATATCTACTATTCATTTTTATATATTATACATAATATTATACAATAAGTCAATCATTTTTTTATGGTGCGCCCAGGGGGAATCGAACCTCCAACCCCTTGATTCGTAGTCAAGTACTCTATCCAATTGAGCCATGAGCGCATAAAAGAAAAATA is a window from the Haliovirga abyssi genome containing:
- the infC gene encoding translation initiation factor IF-3 → MFEFLGRCFNISQDARINERITKKEVRLIGADGNQLGVVSTREALKIAQEAELDLVEISPNANPTVCKIMDYGKFKYEKGKREKDAKKNQKVIVVKEIKFKPRIDTHDLEVKSNKILKFLNKGNKVKVSLMLFGRERMHAEIGIKLLEKVAKQFEEIATVERKFGSKENQKFLILTPKK
- the rplT gene encoding 50S ribosomal protein L20 produces the protein MARVKTGKVRRQNHKKVLDEAKGFRGASGTNFKQAKQAVMRAMAFSTRDRAQRKRKMRELWVIRINAAARLSGLSYSKFMYGLKKAGIELNRKVLAELAVSNAEEFAKLVEVSKKSL
- the rpmI gene encoding 50S ribosomal protein L35, which produces MPKMKTHRGTKKRVKVTGTGKFVVKHSGTNHIMTKKSKKRKNKLRGDMVVEPGKARKIKKLLPTGEGR